CTCGTAAACGAAAATTTCGATTGGTCACGTCAAAGTCTAACAACTATTAgtatctgatttttttcctctcatccaTATGGAGCTAGCATTAGCCTGTCCGATCCATAGCACTACTAGCTAGAAGGACAGAAGGCCGGGCTTTTTCAGGCTTGTGACCAGAAATTTACTTCACATGCCTTCGATGTGAATTGGCCTTTAGATTGAATTGGACCGGACCCATGTCCTGTGTATATCTTGGCAAATGGtttcagatgtttattttatgacttctgcattattgcatcagtaaaaaaaatccaaacattacttttccaacaaaatttaaatgttacagaaaatgtttgcatgtcagtaaagaaagtataACGTAACAGACtacttttcagattttcagacaaaaaaaaatgaatgcagaATGCTGGTTTTCaggtttttcttaaaaaaaaaaaaaaaaaaacagaagcaagtgcaGCAATGTCTTCAGAAGAACCGTGGCACGTTCTCCAAGATACCAAGAAAAACTTACCCaccaacatatatatatatatatactgtttatatatataatctcgaggcatggactccacaagagcTCTGAAGGTgagctgtggtatctggcactaagacattagcagcagattctttaagtcctgtaagttacaaggtggggcctccatggattggacttgtttgtccagcacatcccacagatgcttgatcagattgagatctggggaatttggaggctatgtcaacactttgaactctttgtcatgttcctcaaaccatccTTGAccaatttttttctgtgaggcagggtgcattatcctgctgaaagaggccactgccattaggaaatACCATAGCtgtgaaggggtgtacttggtctgcttAGGTAGGTGGCATGTgtaaaagtaacatccacatgaatgccaggacccaaggtttcccagcagaacattgcccagagcatcacactgtgtctgctggcttgccttctttccatagtgcatcctggtgccatctcttccccaggtaagtgacactcacgcacctggctgtccacatgatgtaaaagaaaacgtgattcatcagaccaggccaccttcttccattgctccatggtccagttctgatgctcacctgcccattgtaggtgctttcggcggtggagaggggtcagcatgggcactctgtccggtctgtggctacgcagccccacactgtgttctgacacctttctgtcatagccagcaataactttttcagcaatttgtgctacagtagttcttctgtgggatcggaccagacgagctagccttcactccccatgagcatcagtgagccttgggcaccgatgaccctgtcgccggttctcCCCCCTTGTGCCTCCTAACCATTGcgtaccaggaacaccccacaagacctgccgttttggagatgctctgtcCCAGtccatctagccatcacaatttggcccttgggggttgcgtgtgtgtatatagcttCTATAGTGAAGGatattgctttttattattgACAAGGTATAGATAGAAATTGGCAGAAATATAGGAGAATGCTATTTTTCTGAATGACCACAAGAGAATACCTAAGACTAATGATCTCTATAGAAATTACTGTAGGCTAGTTTAATCCATCCATGTGCTCATGTGGAGGTGAACTCTTCATCTCTTTTTGTCACATGGGTAACAAAAGCTCATATGCTGAAAGGAGAACATGTTAATGTTTGACATACAGAACCAAATGTATGCTGATCATTCCAGTGTACATTTAAAGATAAACAGCCTACAACTGTGCTATTCCAACTGCCATGCTGTGATCGGTAAAACAATTTGCCAAGATAAACATGGACATGGCACACTGTCCACCAGCTGCAAAGAGACATTTCAAAGCACTCTGTCTTTGctaaacatgtgaaaacacTCAGTCTTGCTAGTTGCTGCTAGCTGCTTGGTTTAGCATTGAGAGTGTCTCAAGAGTGGATGCTAACACTAGCTCAATAATCAGAAAAGTAGCTAgcaaaatagctagctagcttaagaAACTACAATCAAAGCTATATGATAGTTAGAGCAGATGAGTTTGATTCTCAACAATAAACTTTATGATATGTTAGCAGGTTAGCTCTCATCATATAGCAGCTTAGCTCTCATCATAGTGGTCTTCAGACATTAGCAAGATAACAAGCTAGCTACCTATTCATACTCAAAAAGCTCAAGAGCACAGCAGATTGTGATAAAAGAAGGAGGCCCAATAGCAAGGCTCGAACCGGCACTGATTTGAAGAGATGGATGTGCAGAAAACAGACTGCAATGTGACACAGCAACAGGTCAGAGCTACGTCTAAAAACCATGACTCTCACACATTGTAGCTGTTATGTACTAGCATTCTACAAGTCTTGGACAGCAGATATGTGGTCATCGGTTAGAGTCCCCACTCTTGGCTGGGATCTGGCCCTGAGGTGGTCTGTGTTCCCCCAGCATGGCGGCAACGAGTGCTTCGGGGACGCTGATGCCATTGGCGGGGCTCAGAGGACTAAGAGAGGGTGAGTCAGGGGAAAACAGACGCTCCTTCTTGGTGTTCGCAGCCTGGCGGGGTGGAACGGGCGAGTCTCTGGGTTTCAGACTGAGGGACTGCAGAGCGGGCACGGCCGGGCTGCGACTGCGATGGTGCCGCTGCTGGCGTTTATTAGAGCGTGTCCTGGGACTCGGACTGCGTGAGCTGGAAACCAGCAGGACCATGGTGCTGTCGTCCTCTGAGCTTGCATCCGAACTGTCTGAGCGGGATGGACACGGCGGAGCAGGAGGGGAACAGACAGGTAACTGAACCTGGAGGTGAGAGAGTGGAATGGAAAGGAGAAAGAAGTTTGGAGAGAGGAAAGGCaaaaggaaaggagaaaaaatgcagagaagagaaagagtgtCAATATGGAGCAACTGTAAAGAAGAGACCAACTATAGTCTCACATTCAGCAGCTGAAAGTAACTCTGTCTTGCTATaagctgtaaatatttttcatcatattatacagtatataacgctgaccaggataaagctctggAAGCGGGGGCATGCTTGCACGCCGGATTGTGAATGGACGGTGGAGCCCGAGAAGATGAGTGATAAGAGATGCACACCTGCGGGGAATTCTGCTAATGTTCTGGGTTGCAGCAGTGTTGCAAGGAGACAGACGAGCGCCTCGAGAGAGAGCcaaccagcacagagccgtgtgtgtgtgtgcatgtatgtgtgtatttataaaaaaaaaaaaaaaaaaaaaaaaaaaaaaaaaaaaaaaaccgctgaaaagcaaaagtaaaagataaagaataaagcGCCTTTTGAGTTGTTCAaagcctgcctcctgcttcctcattcCCTACCTGAACCTGGGAAACGTTAcaaaagcatttactgaaagtgagagttagagtgaaaaaaaatctaacttgcAAGGATGTGCTTACTAACAATGATACTAATCTCTTAAGCCCAAATAAATAGCTTGCTATATAGTATTTTCCATGCTTAATTTAGATACAGTAATAGTGTATATGAACATTCAAAGAAATGTGTGGCAGCTGTGAGTTGCTACAGTGAATTTctggcaaatgaccaaaaagTGAAGCGAAACCATGTACTGAAATGTCCAGCAGTGAGCAATGAACTTATGACCAGCTGGGTCATAGCCAAACGCTAAAGCATTCTTTGTGTTAGGACTAAATGAAGGATTATGGTAAATTTGAATTGCACATGCGTTTACTTTAAGAGATCTTAGCCACTCAACCTGGAACGGTTCTGTAAttcccacaatgctgttcatgTTGTGGCTGTAGTAACCCAGCACGTATTCTCCTGCGTCTCTAGGCAAATCCTCTTCTGGAAAAGTCACCTGGAAGCAAAATGAAAACTCGACTATACAAAGCAGATATCGGCACTTGCTGGTTCGACCATCATAAGGTCTTTAGTGTAAGCTCACACACTAAGCAGATTGTCTGAGTGCTTTTCAGGCTTatggtgcttttttttattacctgaGTGGAATGGTCTGATTTGGCCCAGACATAGGCTGCATAGTCCTTGTGGTGTTTGAATCCCACCTGACAAAAAGGAGGTCACAGAGAACATATAAAACAGCatctaaaacacacatcatGACATTTGCAATAGTGCAAAGTTTAATCAGAGGTCCCGTTTTcactgtgtttatgagaggaTTACACATGTTCACTCTTGGTCACTCAAACTTTTCCGATAGCTCAGAGTTCAAGATGTGACACAATACTGACATTTCTCAGTATGGTGCAACTCCTGGAAAATCAATTAGATAAGCAAAACTGTCTTGTTTTTAATATTGCCAACAATTTTGAAATGGTGCATTTGAATGGAATTGACAGAATTAGTTAGAACATGGTTACATTTGTaaaaacactgttgctaggtAACTGGTAACTATGACGCTGAGTACAAGCAGCAAAATTACTAACTAACGAGGGTAATGAATTAGCTAGCTTACTTTTAGCCTTTAATGTAGAATCACTGCATACTCTGGCTTCCCACTTGTGAAAAAAGTAAgccaaaatgttttaatcttGGAGCATTATTAATGCTTGTGTATCATAATTTAATTCAACAGCTGAGtccaataaaaaatacaatttttggCATTCATATAACCTTACACTTTACCCACCTCCCTGTGTTGAAATTCCAGTTGATTGCACCATAATGTCATGAGTTAACACACTGACAGTTATAATAGGAATGTGCGTAACTGCTATGTGCCATGTAGCTTAATCGCTACCTTCATATCTAACAGTAACAAGTTTTTTTGGCATCTACATTGTTCAGTAGCTTGGCAACAAAGATATTTTGTCTTCAGCCTCCTCCTGTCTTGAAAGCACAAATTCCATTACAGTAGGCATACagtaggcatgtgctgatagTCAGTTACACACCATACAGGGATATTTAACAAGCACTTTCTTTCTTGGCACATTTCTAATAAGCCTTCATTGCAGAAGGATGTTATTAATATGCCTAGAAAAACTCACAGACAGGTCTAGTTGCATACACGGCTTTCACCTTACTACATGGATGGTTCTACATTTCCACTCCTTACTATGCTCATTATGTAATATGAATATTACTCATTCTGCACTGTTTTTCATGTATATACTGGGTAATATGGTTTAagtttgtaatgtaaaataGCAAAGAATCTAATAAGACTAATTTATATGACAACCAGTGGCGGCTGATGGTGATATTAAACGGGAGAGCTAAAGCCGAATATCTATCCTTATCTTGACAATGGAACTATTAttgttgagcaatgcattacatcatggcaaaaataataataatattagtgcAAAGTatacccacacacaaacacacttaaaGGCATATAGAGAGCTGCATTAATGATTTctaatttttataatgtttcaAGTCGTTAATGCTCAACTGGCTGCATGTTGTGTTCCTCCAAATatcaaacatgcaaaacaatcaaacaacaaaataatattggttttgtcatctgtccttttgtgtcatttatacTTTGGACAACGTGTGCGTAGTCTAACTTTTACTTTCTCCTGCATCATCCTGGGGAAAATAGGATGATgaagtaaataatccactttgttcatgttcattacatgTGTGACTGAGTCTCTACACAACTGTTGATGACGTGTTATGGACACATCACCAAAGTGAGATGACAAATATgagcccaaatggagatcaaatgTAGGTGAGTACACGCAATTTCATGAGTCAAAAATTCATAACCGGTCACCCATTCTGATTGAGTTGTTGCTTGGCAGTGTTGTAGCACTGAAAGTCCAAGTGCTGGGGAAAACAAATCTTACTGTGCagtgaaaaaaatcaagagaaatccttatatataattattttccaCCTTATTTTCTCCTAATTTGCCATTTCCCACTCACTAGCCAGCTGTCCTCTATCACACAACGGTGAAgactaacatgtgcttcctccagaGGAAACACCAAATGCCCTCTTTTGAAAACATTCAGAGTTGTTCACAGACTCCCATGCCTGATTAATGTCGCTCTGATTCACAGGGGagagagcacggccagttttgctctcttgactcctgGCCACGGATAGTCGTGGCATTCAAACGCGTGATCTCTTGATAATGCCGGATGAACGCTTCTGCTGCCCAGTGAGATAAATCTGAGTGTAGTTTTGTATGAGAGCGAAAGAAATTCTACTCAGTGATTAAATGATATTACTTTCACTCTTGCTAGTAAAGTAACACTAAAAAGCCTGTTGAAAAAGCCCAGAAGTGATGCTGCCAAGGTTCATTTTAAGTTCAGTGGTCGCTGATGACCTGCATATGAAGTGCATTCTTTCTTACCTTGTACAATCCCACCCAGTCCCAGGTGCTTCTCTGGAAACCTGATGCTGTAGTAAACTTGGCTGTCGCATCCGACACTTTGGTCCACTCCTTTTCCACCTCCAGTGTCACTAATGGCAGATCCAGCTTAAAGGGAAACTGCAGAGACACAAATGTTTTAGAGCAGCTGAATGAATGTACACAGCTGTATAAACAGCTGGCTTCTGTATAAATGTCTTTAAGACTCAACATCTTTGTTTTGTCtcacatgcagagagaaaaGGGCAGAGACAGGTTTGTGGTCGCTAACGGTGTAGCCCATGTGACTGCGGTAAAAGTGCTGCGTGACCCGTGTGGCCCCACCAAGCCACGAGGTCAGACCCCGCTGCAGCGCGGCATTGTGTGATGGCACGGGGGAACCCGTCCTGCGGAGGCGCCACAGGATTCGGTCTGTCCAGGCAGGTTTCCTCTTCTTAGCACTGACACGCAGACAGAAAAACTTGTGTAAATAATGACAAAGTCGTCAAAATCACTTTAGTTCTCACAGAAATGTACACACCTTGTGTCATACGTGTGTGTTCCCACATCAAACTTGTAGGTAGGTGGGAAATTCAGAGGGCCTTCCACAAACTCATCCATCACAGATTCACTCTTCTTTGCTATGTTGAGCTGAAAGAGTGAAACAAAGTTGAAaacatgtataataatatatttctaaatTCTACATGTGATGAAGATCTGCATGAAATGCTGGTCATTTACGTGGCTACAGTCACAACAatgctgttgctaggcaactggaatATATGCAGTCCGAGCACGAGGTAGCTAAATAACTAAGTAACAAATTACTAGTTCACTGTCATATTTGAGCTTCCTAATTTCTTGTCTAAATTGTTAATAAATGCTTGTGGTTTTCTAGATGCCTTGCAATTTCTCACTTGCCTAAGATGTCTCATTATTAGCAGAAATTCAGAAAAAGGGCTGTTGGTCTCCCTAAATATTTTGATATCATTTTATCTATCCTTTAGCTGTTCAGACCAAAAATGTGGTGATGAGGCGGACTCTTGTGGAAGTAAAAGGAACTGCAATGAACTTCAACACCCATTACAAAGAggattattataatattatattatattactacaGTATATCCTATTATTGTACcaaatattattattggtaGATTGTATCAGATTTTCCATCTCAATGCTGATGTCCAGAATGAATATTACATGTCCTCGTTCTACAAACAAACCCCTGAAACTGTACACTCTCCTGCTCTCTAAGGGGCTGAAATCAGTCGTCCCAGAAACCCGAGAGTCACAGAGGCCTCACCTGATCTTTCTCCCAGAGCACAGACAGTTTATTGTTCTCTATTGCACTTTTCACCACATGGATATCGTAGTCATCAATGCGAAAGTTCAGGTCACCGAACCAGAACACAACACTGCGGAGAAAGAGAACACACATCATGTCTGATAGCCCAACAGCCCGATGGCAGACCTGGTTTTGGAGTCATAGCatcattttcctcaaaaaaattttattcaaactatttaaataaatgcttattTGGTTAAAGTATACTTAGCTGCAACTGACTGAAATATACCcaagtagaaaatgtcaaaaaattaaggaaaaaaaaaaaatatatttccaatAAATATCCTTTCATATTgccatatatttcattttaatataggGTTCTTTAAAGGTCATTGTATTGTGGTTGATGTAAAACCATTCTGGTCAAATAGCTCAGTTAAACCAAACTTGTGTGGCTAGCATGCTTTTATATGTGAGCAAAGGtggtaaaaaaaattcccaaatcTTTACTAATGTAAaagttaaagtgttttttttgtttgtttgttttacttatttcatttatttaatttgttatcTCAGAGTAATATGACCGCAGTGTCCAGAGATTAGTCAgagattttgttgtttttaaaagtgctttagcaaaaatatgaaataactgGAAAACTGTCTTTGCTACACCCCTGGCCCCACCCACTCGTGGTCCAGCACGCCCACGGCAGCTCCGCCTTcgaactgctgctgctgcaggatGCTCTCAAAGTCCTCAATGCGCTGCTCCAGGTTCCGCATGTGAGCCGGCAGATGGCAGTTTAGAAAGCACACGGGGTGACCAAACATCATCATCCTCACACTCACTCCACCCTTATTTcccttagagagagagagagacagagagagagagagagaacatcaTTCTCACATTcacaaagaaagagaggcagagttCTGATTAACTCAGAGCTTTAATAATCTCTGGAGTGATTGATGAGAATTTATTGTGTTTCAGAACAGTAACATGAAAGTGCATGATTTTGTCCATTAAACTAAAATGCACTTTAGTTGAGATGTGCATGTTGCTGTTTTTGCTGAGGCCTTGTCTGAGGAACATAACACTGAATTCAATCTAATGGGGAACATTTTCTTGAAAGCATGTTCGGATTTAATCATTGCTACATATATTATAGTTTCAAATGGCATGTAGGCCATTACATGATTGAAGGCCTTTGAGTCAGGGATCGGGAGGCGGGTCCAACTGCAGGTATTTattaaggaaaacaaaaaaactatagAAAAGTGGAAGCACAGATcattaacaaaaacaagagCGAGAGCATGAACAGTGTGGTATAATACATACATGAGACTCAGCATAACCAAGATGAAacatcacaacacacaacaaaacagGTGCGAGTAATCCGTGAGTGTGACtaggtcatgtgatgtgctaGGCATTGTTGGCCATTTTGTGGCCAAAACTAGCAATGACCTGACACTTTGATTTTTACTCAGCAGCATGTCTCAAAAGTAAATGTGCAAGCTACAGGCCTGTTTCTCTCCTTACATTCCTATTCATAACCCTGAAATGTAAGATTCTCATACAGCTGTCTTGATATTTTAAACTAAATGAGCTCGTGGGTGGAAAGCAGTCTGGTTACAAGGCTTGTATTTGACAGAGACTGGCCTTCTGGTAGCCACTGAAGATTTACACAAAGCCAGAGAGAACACTATGTTTTTATCTTCACCTTACAGTTGTTACTGCTGGAGTCCCTCAGGGGTCAGTACGTGGTCCACTCTTGTTCTCACTTTATACTAAACCACTGAACTTAATGATCAGGTCTAATTGGTTTATCACTGCTACACAGATGACACATAACTTTacttctcttttcctccatcGGAAGATATCGATCTGCTTTTCTGGCATCTCTCTACCTGGATGAACGATCCATCACCTGAAACTCAACCTtgacaaaaataaactgaaatactTACCAGTGAATAACTCTCCCCTGCTGGACCTGTCTGTCATCATCAACATCCTCACAGTCTAAGAATCTTGGCATGCTTTTAGACGAAGGACCTAACTTCTCCCATCACAATGCATCCATCACCAGATCCTGCAGATTTCctctttataacatcagaagaattcaaACCtgctaaaatgtttatataagcTCTAGTAATATCTAGACATGACTACTGCAACTCTCTTCTTGCTGATCTTCCTTCATATGAAAAATCTTCGCTAAAGAGCATTCAGAATGCTCATACCTGTCTCGCTCACAACCTCCCAGAATTCTTTCAAGTTACCCTCCTACTGATGGGatccatggaatttattttacagttaaagtggACTCTAGCTGTAAAAAGTTTGAGActaattgtaaaatataaatataaaaatgttaaggttcaaataaaaatagactGTAATCATTGACTTTATAAGAAAAGCTCTGTTGTGTTGACTCGAAATcaaaaattcaaatcaattcaattttatttgtatagcgcgtttaacaatggacattgtcacaaagtagctttacagaactatataaattccagatataaattttaaatgtatacatttatccctaatgagcaatccagaggtgacggtggcaaggaaaactccCCAAGAACATGAGAgaactagactcaaaagggaacccatcctcatctgggtgatagataaataaataatttatcttctataactgtatactataaagtcagaAAGTGCCAactgtgttaacaggaacttatgagcaaTTTAACTTAACTTAAGTCTATTGTATCAAACTGattattaactgttcaatgatggagacttgagtgaaAACTGTccttagcaattgcagtccaaaggcTATCCAAGAAAGAACGTCCACATGATTTCTAAGTGGTGCCTTCCATAGTAATCTCATGGGGTTCTTTAGGCTGTCCGTGTGGGGCCATCCTTAGAAGCAGTGAGCGATTGGAGAAAAGCGATTCCAACCATTTAGGAAAAATTAATGATGTTAAGCATTTATCATCATGGCCTGGTTACTCCTCTGATTCTAGTTTCTCTTTACAAGCTACttgatataaaatgaaatgatgcgACCAATTCATGTTTGAGGAATGTAGCTGAACTTGTAAGAGCTGATTTCAGCGCAGTGTACATAACATCTGTTTACGCTTCTtaatgacaactgacataaaaaaatatataaaggttTATTACAACAGGTGTTACCATTACGTGATTACTAACACTGGGTGTCTCCTGCATATTGTCATTTAAAAGCTTATGAAGGTGTCATATGAACAATGGCCTTAAGTATTACCATTACACTAATAGATCTGTCACTTGTAGTGACACTGTTGCTCAACATGTTCCAGCCCCATTCATATGTCACTACTTTGCAATGGCTGTGGGGGTGGATGACTCGCTCAGTGGCACTTCCTCACTTCCTGAAGTGCTTTTGTGTCATGCTGACGGCTTGAAAATTCCTGTTCAAAAAGGAACATTAACAAGGCTTAATATGCATTAGCCTGTAATGGGCTGCTGTTAATAATCAGGAGCTGTGGGTTGTGATATGACGTGATGTGTTGGTCGGCGTGATGCAGCACTAATGGAGTGTAATAGGACAGAGGACAGCTGTATTCCCTAAGCGacatcactcacacaccactcacaaCCATGTAACAGTATTTTCAATCAGATTTCAGTTTCAGAGGAGGATTTCTCATCCAGCTAAACACTGGATCTCATTTTTACATGACAGATTTTTGAATAATAGGCATCAATTGAGTAAGTCTGTGTTGtctttaataactaaataatatcaGTTGTTAGTAGTGACacagacttttggacctgacTGAACATGCTGATGAACAAGAAAAGCGATACGTTCATCGTGCTTATTGTTTATTGTGTTCACTCTCTGTGTAATACACTGGTGGTTAAAatactgcctgtgtgtgtgtgtgtgtgtgtgtgtgtgtgtatacagatgAGCTGCTGTGTCCTACTGCACACAGCTCAAAGGAGACTGCAGCACAACCTTGGAGCCATGACGATATCAGTACACGAGCCCTGTGACGTCTAttcacagactcacacacacacgcagatgaACATACACCCAACCtaacctttctctctctctggctagCATTGATCATCAAAGATCCACCTAAACGCCAGGGTCAAAGCCTAACACACATCTCTGATGTTAAACATCAAACGTATGAGAGGAGCAGCGCCACCATAGTGGCGGACAAATAAACGGATATAACCACTTCTAAGTTACATCATATttcagaaatgataaaaattaaaagaaaagtcAACATtaagtgtgttagtaaggttTCAGGCTATGATGAGCTGCCAGAGCAGCATCAATAGTccttggcacagattctacaagtctccctcagctggtgttttgatgatggtagtGGAGAGCGCTTCCTAACTCATCATTCCAAAATTACCCATACATATTCTTCGGCTTgagatgtggtgtgtgtgaaggccataggatatgatttacatcatttttgtcCTTATCAtaccattcagtgagccttggATTGGATCCtatcccatcaggatagaaatgtttcttta
This is a stretch of genomic DNA from Pangasianodon hypophthalmus isolate fPanHyp1 chromosome 17, fPanHyp1.pri, whole genome shotgun sequence. It encodes these proteins:
- the LOC113543966 gene encoding inositol polyphosphate 5-phosphatase K; the protein is MDPAQPGQSCSFLMQSTGAPRLSPASVPILPPPASVCPTTKTLNPPAISTAKTSDTSLQECGGPVSTSLGSVSISRPRPTARSGVKSPRTVDPPAILPIIPATSSTSQSPAEPLQGRRSPQSSQNSQLSPKDTQLSPNAPLSPIHAQLSPSAKPKSLTFPSPPVQPGRSATTHSSLLPKPNLNTQSIPIPQPSLQSQTPEPIIISPGTAEKAPHKKPSNDYEDFRVHIVTWNVGSAMPPDDISGLFGPGVTDGSTDMFIIGLQEVNCMINKRLKDALFIDQWSELCMDTLGRFGYVLVASQRMQGVLLLVFSKFCHLPFLRGIQTQSTRTGLGGCWGNKGGVSVRMMMFGHPVCFLNCHLPAHMRNLEQRIEDFESILQQQQFEGGAAVGVLDHDVVFWFGDLNFRIDDYDIHVVKSAIENNKLSVLWEKDQLNIAKKSESVMDEFVEGPLNFPPTYKFDVGTHTYDTSAKKRKPAWTDRILWRLRRTGSPVPSHNAALQRGLTSWLGGATRVTQHFYRSHMGYTVSDHKPVSALFSLHFPFKLDLPLVTLEVEKEWTKVSDATAKFTTASGFQRSTWDWVGLYKVGFKHHKDYAAYVWAKSDHSTQVTFPEEDLPRDAGEYVLGYYSHNMNSIVGITEPFQVQLPVCSPPAPPCPSRSDSSDASSEDDSTMVLLVSSSRSPSPRTRSNKRQQRHHRSRSPAVPALQSLSLKPRDSPVPPRQAANTKKERLFSPDSPSLSPLSPANGISVPEALVAAMLGEHRPPQGQIPAKSGDSNR